From Salvia splendens isolate huo1 chromosome 3, SspV2, whole genome shotgun sequence, a single genomic window includes:
- the LOC121795745 gene encoding protein FLX-like 4 yields MDSRRNIPSAYNEHERMMRRDQLPPTHYLSTEPLVPELLDRKLATQAVEIEQLTTDNRKLAASYMALRQELADAKVEADKVREHMRSTQNEGDIQIRILLDKIAKTDADTGVWDTIKKELQVYNAEARRLMSAKLELSVKLEQATKELDLTYENIEKNPAMSSELASLRREYQRLRKTFEYEKCTNVEKVEQMKILERDLIGIAEEVDILRAAVLNAETRASGAVSYSSSYMNLDGRYPLPYYGNGGYSDSFGIAHPYIVNGALPEVINPYDSVAIAHPHMVNRGPAEMMNPYHNVGFPVGPVGAAWGGFYTFSPAVGAPPFSSPLVSNIVFEEVSDLSNA; encoded by the exons ATGGATTCAAGAAGAAACATACCATCAGCATATAATGAGCATGAAAGGATGATGCGCCGTGATCAATTACCTCCCACACACTATCTTTCAACAGAACCACTTGTTCCTGAACTACTAGATCGCAAATTGGCCACCCAGGCAGTGGAAATAGAGCAACTTACTACAGACAATCGTAAGCTGGCAGCTAGTTATATGGCCTTGAGGCAAGAACTTGCTGATGCTAAAGTGGAAGCAGACAAAGTAAGAGAACATATGAGAAGCACACAGAATGAAGGTGATATTCAAATTCGCATTTTGTTGGACAAGATTGCAAAAACGGATGCTGATACCGGAGTTTGGGATACTATAAAGAAAGAACTTCAAGTATATAATGCTGAAGCTCGGAGATTGATGTCAGCTAAGCTAGAGTTGTCTGTTAAACTTGAGCAGGCCACTAAGGAATTGGATCTCACatatgaaaatattgaaaaaaatccGGCTATGAGTTCGGAACTTGCTAGCCTGAGGCGAGAATATCAAAGATTACG CAAGACTTTTGAGTATGAAAAATGCACAAATGTGGAGAAAGTGGAACAAATGAAGATTTTGGAGAGAGACCTGATTGGGATAGCGGAAGAAGTGGATATTTTGCGTGCTGCGGTGTTGAATGCTGAGACGAGGGCTAGCG GTGCGGTCTCATATAGCAGTTCGTATATGAACTTGGATGGTAGATATCCACTTCCCTATTATGGTAATGGTGGTTACTCAGACAGTTTCGGTATAGCTCATCCTTATATAGTTAATGGAGCTCTACCAGAGGTGATCAATCCATATGACAGTGTCGCTATAGCTCATCCTCATATGGTTAATAGAGGTCCAGCGGAGATGATGAATCCATATCACAATGTTGGATTTCCAGTCGGCCCTGTTGGCGCTGCTTGGGGAGGGTTTTATACTTTCTCACCAGCAGTTGGCGCTCCACCTTTCAGTTCTCCTCTCGTGAGTAATATTGTTTTTGAAGAGGTTAGTGATCTGTCTAATGCTTAG